A window of Hordeum vulgare subsp. vulgare chromosome 5H, MorexV3_pseudomolecules_assembly, whole genome shotgun sequence genomic DNA:
AAGACGGTCGCTTCATAGAGTTACACCCATCGATGGCTTGTCGAACTGCCGCGTTGACAGCCGACAGTGCTGCGGATGCGGGGACAGCAGCGCGGATCCGCTTGGGGCGCGGTGGCTCGGCGATGGGATGCGCCGGCCGCTTGGGCGCTTGCTGCGTGGACGTGGTGGTCACCGCGACGCGACGTTTATCAAGGGCACGCGGCACTGGCTTCTGGATCGTTGCTTCTTGCAGACGCGGCGGCGCTGGCTTGTGGAACACCTGCGGCTGCCTTGCTTCTTGCGGACGCGGCGGCGCTGGCCTCTGGATCACGTGCGATTGCCGTGGTTCTTGTGGTGGTCGAGGCGTTTGCTGCTGCACGGCCATCGTGGCATGTGCTCCGGCAACTCCACTTCCAGCAAGAAGACGATCCCCTGCTTCAGATTGCTGGAGCGTGACGGACCCCGGCTTCAAACCAGGCGAGACGTAGACCTTGCAGAGGACGCACTCCTCCCCGTCGACGACGGCGAACTGGTCCAGGCCGCAGATGTGGTATTCCTCCATCAACCAATCCGACTCTCTGCTCTCGTCCTTGTACGAGTAGCGAAGGTTCTCGCGGAAGCCGATCTTCTCGCCGGCGTTGTTCTCGATCACCTTCTTGCCGTTCGAAGTCcagccgccggcgccggcggtgcGCGAGATCTTGTGGCCGCGCCCGGCTTTCTGCCGCTTGCACGTCGTGAAGAAGAAGCGCTCATGGGTTCCGGGAAGCCGAGGGAACGCTGCCGCGAGGTCCTTGGGCTCCGATCCGTAAACCCTCGCCTCGTGGATGAGGCCGGCTGTGTCCGGCAGCGGCTGGCCGAGGACCCGGCGCCGGAGGTAGAAGTCGACGGCGTCCTTGGGCGTAGGGTTGAACTTCATGCCGACGCGGAGCGCAgcgtgggtggcggcggctgtggCCATGGTAGGAGGTTGGTCGTAGAGCTAGCAGGAGCAGGTTGGTGGCTTTGGCCCCTGCTGGGTAAATTGCGTACTGTATTTATTTACAGATGCATGCATGGATCGCCTTCATCACGTAGTAGCTTGATCCGATTCGTGTACGGATTGGAGTCCGGCGCCATTCCGTAGCCTGGTTGTGTAGTTCGGTTTTTTTATACAAGCACCTAAATGCACATCATGTCATGATCCACGAAAAAAAAGGTCGATCTATTTGTATTGTAAATCTCGTGCAACTCATGTGTTCTGGTTAGGTCGTTCTGTTCTGTATTGCGCTTTGCTTCTTTCATCATGACCAATTGTTTAACCCGGGAGCTCCTACCTGTCACACTTTATCGCAGGTTGTCGTTCGCATGCACAGGGGACGTATGACTGGGCCGGCCCGATCAAGAACTGGTTCTGGTCATTATATTCTGTAGTGCGCTTCCCTCCTTTCGTTACGACTAGTTGTTCGACCGGGGAGCTCCTACCTGTTGCTCTTCGTGACAAGTTGTCGCTCGCACGCACGGAGGAAAAAGACCGAATGTTTTTGGCTGGTCTGCCCCCAGCTGTCTGATCTGCTATGCGACGTCGTCAGATTAAAGTTCCTCTGCTTTGCTCTTTTCATCACGACCAGTTGGTTAACCCGGGAGCTCCTACCTGTCACACTTTATCGCAGGTTGTCACTCGCATGCGCAGGGGACGTATGACTCGGCCGTCTCGATCAAGAACTAGTTCTGGTCATTCTGTTCTGTAGTGCTCCTTTCATCACGGACAACACTGTGCGCCGGCGTGTTGGCCGAATGTTTTTGGCTGGTCTGCCCCCAGCTGTCTGATCTGCTATGCTAACCCGGGAGCTCCTACCTGTCACACTTTATCGCAGGTTGTCACTCGCATGCGCATGGGACGTATGACTCGGCCGTCCCGATCAAGAACTAGTTCTGGTCATTCTGTTCTGTAGTGCGCTTTCCTCCTTTCGTCACGACCAGTTGTTTGACCGGGAAGCTCCTACCTGTTGCTATCCGTGGCAGTTTGTCGCTCGCACGCACGCACGAATGAAGTAAGATTGGACCGGCCCGATCAAGAATTGTAGCTCAAAAATAAATGTTTTGTTCCTTTCGTGACGGGAGATGAAATCGAACCTACAACCTCATCACAACTGCTATGCTGCACTCACCACTCGGCCATGGGCAGATGTGAATATTCACATCAACCTTTGACTAGTCAACTATTGgatacaaaaagaaaaaaatcatgaaataaaaaatatttatggACTTTAAAAAACATTCACAAACTTCAAAACAATGAAAAATTTAGTCAAACAACATCAAATTTAAAAAACTTCATAAATTTTAGAAGAAATTATCGAATTTGAGaacagttcatcaattttgaaaaaagctcaccaaatttgaaaaaagttcatctgattttaaaaaaattcatcaaTTTTAAATAAAATCATTGAAAATTTAAAAGTTCGTCAAATTTGAACAAAAACAATTCATTTATTTCaataaaagttcatgaattttaaaatatgttcactCATTTTCAAAAAAGTACACcgattttcaaaaaaagttcatgatTTAGAAAAGAGTTCAGAAATTTTAAATTATTggaaaaagttttgaaaagttaatggattttagaaaagttcatcgtATCTAAAATAGttcatgaaatttgaaaaaaagttcatcaaattgaaaa
This region includes:
- the LOC123399442 gene encoding uncharacterized protein LOC123399442, with the translated sequence MATAAATHAALRVGMKFNPTPKDAVDFYLRRRVLGQPLPDTAGLIHEARVYGSEPKDLAAAFPRLPGTHERFFFTTCKRQKAGRGHKISRTAGAGGWTSNGKKVIENNAGEKIGFRENLRYSYKDESRESDWLMEEYHICGLDQFAVVDGEECVLCKVYVSPGLKPGSVTLQQSEAGDRLLAGSGVAGAHATMAVQQQTPRPPQEPRQSHVIQRPAPPRPQEARQPQVFHKPPVPRALDKRRVAVTTTSTQQAPKRPAHPIAEPPRPKRIRAAVPASAALSAVNAAVRQAIDGCNSMKRPSSHPPAFLSAPPPQHHATMNTRKSNHSLTKDMDDFARSLETDLEVAADQSTIQQGGHQSTIQEEASEDELASRLESQPQEVDMSDLLSWFDADAEELPENSELHVQDEQEGQHEHEHEHARSLDGLVVDERGDDLIAQDLFDVLDDISNGDDLISDGGDKDDWLNLPLSAYNGIMY